One window of Nocardioides dongkuii genomic DNA carries:
- a CDS encoding M36 family metallopeptidase, translating into MTLFRTRRGAALAATLAAALVATPALSDAATSASSAPPLSKTVRALLPSLGEGVPVTAFDARAGLRPLAPTATQRSAVARIAGAAVTWNAEGTPRTIARTGGVLAGPSAGSPVDIARSWLAGHATAFGLSSADVADLALIRDHELPGVGAKVVSFSQTFGGVESGYGGVLTVLVDRDGRVVSYSGNPVRSTSLLGSFDLSPLEAVTRTVGDLLPGLDLAPTATGETQAGYQVFSKGPLADVLRVRKIAFPTPTGGRAAYAVLVVKSLDEAWVVITDATTGKPLLRKSLVAHSEGTVYENYPGAAKGGKPKIVSFGPTKQSPAGWLDPTGLAGLPGITTLGNNANTAIAWTVPLVAADQYNRPVSPTGQFNFPFPDSWATSNGATGSYIADANAAATNLFYHHNRIHDELYEFGFTETAGNFQLVNNGADGLGLGGDPIMGGAQSGALNLTEPVLPLGRNNANMLTLPDGIPAFTNMYLWEYSDDVFEAPARDGDFDASIIEHEYVHGLSNRYVGGGGLGSLGTVQSGAMGEGWGDWYAMNDLFRRGLTRTAVTAPYVGDPQRGIRNWNYATSPATYGDYGYDMSGPEVHSDGEIWTATLWTLREKILGAVGGDHVKASDIAQHLVTDAMPISPPAPSFLDMRDAILKAAELRYGDRYTALVWKAFAERGMGVSARTAGETDTDPKPGFDVPGAKQNGVLRLTLVNDSTGKPAKGVRVLGGMFEGRGTPILVTNTKGKGTAAMVPGTRRLTLQAPGFGIQRLSVPLKAGTVTRKTVRLRPNLLSQSSGAKVVKATSQATALPASNLVDDTETSSWQTAARTAPYNSGPDQSVTVKLKKKSTIRTVAVSVLKPIGLPRFAAARNVLVQTSKDGKKWRTVQAAKFRFRGPRPAVPDLALKTYRLRKPVEARFVRAVAESVLGSTAESASTAVVAEVQAFGTAKGITPKQPKPDKPVTSHGSVAVGNPAQGSLLGLDPYRPGVTELSWAATCPGLPSANGVDAWMTKLPAGAGDGMHVATYRGSVPIGEFFVYAYDEDCAPMTGGFALFDEETPIPAGAAYLGFLLLYGAGAEFDVTITEPR; encoded by the coding sequence GTGACCCTCTTCCGCACCCGGCGCGGCGCCGCACTCGCCGCCACCCTCGCCGCCGCGCTCGTGGCCACCCCGGCCCTCTCGGACGCCGCTACCAGCGCCTCCTCCGCGCCGCCCCTCAGCAAGACCGTCCGGGCGCTGCTCCCGTCGCTGGGCGAGGGCGTCCCCGTCACCGCCTTCGACGCCCGCGCCGGCCTGCGCCCGCTGGCCCCGACCGCGACGCAGCGCTCCGCCGTCGCGCGGATCGCGGGCGCGGCGGTCACCTGGAACGCCGAGGGCACGCCCCGCACCATCGCCCGCACCGGCGGCGTCCTCGCCGGGCCGAGCGCCGGCTCGCCGGTCGACATCGCCCGCTCCTGGCTGGCCGGCCACGCCACCGCCTTCGGGCTCTCCTCCGCGGACGTCGCCGACCTCGCCCTGATCCGGGACCACGAGCTGCCCGGGGTGGGCGCGAAGGTCGTGAGCTTCAGCCAGACCTTCGGCGGCGTCGAGTCCGGGTACGGCGGCGTGCTCACCGTCCTCGTCGACCGGGACGGCCGCGTCGTCAGCTACAGCGGCAACCCGGTGCGCAGCACGTCCCTGCTCGGCTCCTTCGACCTCAGCCCGCTCGAGGCGGTCACGAGGACGGTCGGCGACCTGCTCCCCGGCCTCGACCTCGCGCCGACGGCGACGGGGGAGACCCAGGCCGGCTACCAGGTGTTCAGCAAGGGACCGCTCGCCGACGTGCTGCGGGTCCGCAAGATCGCCTTCCCGACGCCGACCGGCGGGCGCGCGGCGTACGCCGTCCTCGTGGTCAAGAGCCTCGACGAGGCCTGGGTCGTGATCACCGACGCCACGACCGGCAAGCCGCTGCTGCGCAAGTCGCTGGTGGCGCACTCCGAGGGCACCGTCTACGAGAACTACCCCGGCGCGGCCAAGGGCGGGAAGCCGAAGATCGTCAGCTTCGGCCCCACGAAGCAGTCGCCCGCGGGCTGGCTCGACCCCACCGGTCTCGCCGGGCTGCCCGGCATCACCACGCTCGGCAACAACGCGAACACCGCGATCGCCTGGACCGTCCCGCTGGTCGCGGCCGACCAGTACAACCGCCCGGTCAGCCCCACCGGCCAGTTCAACTTCCCGTTCCCGGACTCCTGGGCGACGTCCAACGGCGCCACCGGCTCCTACATCGCCGACGCCAACGCCGCCGCGACCAACCTCTTCTACCACCACAACCGGATCCACGACGAGCTCTACGAGTTCGGCTTCACCGAGACCGCCGGCAACTTCCAGCTGGTCAACAACGGTGCCGACGGCCTGGGTCTCGGCGGCGACCCGATCATGGGCGGCGCGCAGTCCGGCGCCCTCAACCTGACCGAGCCGGTGCTGCCGCTCGGCCGCAACAACGCCAACATGCTGACCCTCCCGGACGGCATCCCGGCGTTCACGAACATGTACCTCTGGGAGTACTCCGACGACGTCTTCGAGGCACCCGCGCGGGACGGCGACTTCGACGCCAGCATCATCGAGCACGAGTACGTCCACGGCCTCTCCAACCGGTACGTCGGGGGCGGCGGGCTCGGCTCGCTCGGCACCGTCCAGTCCGGGGCGATGGGGGAGGGCTGGGGCGACTGGTACGCGATGAACGACCTGTTCCGCCGCGGCCTGACCCGCACCGCCGTGACCGCGCCGTACGTCGGCGACCCGCAGCGCGGCATCCGCAACTGGAACTACGCCACCAGCCCGGCGACGTACGGCGACTACGGCTACGACATGTCCGGGCCGGAGGTGCACTCGGACGGCGAGATCTGGACCGCCACCCTGTGGACGCTGCGCGAGAAGATCCTCGGCGCCGTCGGCGGCGACCACGTCAAGGCCAGCGACATCGCCCAGCACCTGGTCACCGACGCGATGCCGATCTCGCCCCCCGCGCCGTCGTTCCTCGACATGCGCGACGCGATCCTGAAGGCCGCCGAGCTGCGGTACGGCGACCGCTACACCGCGCTGGTCTGGAAGGCGTTCGCCGAGCGCGGCATGGGCGTCTCCGCCCGCACGGCGGGGGAGACCGACACCGACCCGAAGCCCGGCTTCGACGTGCCCGGCGCGAAGCAGAACGGCGTGCTGCGGCTGACGCTGGTCAACGACTCCACCGGCAAGCCGGCCAAGGGCGTCCGCGTCCTCGGCGGGATGTTCGAGGGCCGCGGCACGCCCATCCTGGTGACGAACACGAAGGGCAAGGGCACGGCCGCGATGGTCCCGGGCACCCGCCGGCTGACCCTGCAGGCGCCGGGCTTCGGCATCCAGCGGCTGTCGGTGCCGCTGAAGGCCGGCACGGTCACCCGCAAGACCGTCCGCCTCCGACCCAACCTGCTCTCGCAGTCGTCGGGGGCCAAGGTCGTCAAGGCGACCAGCCAGGCCACGGCGCTGCCGGCGTCCAACCTCGTCGACGACACCGAGACCAGCAGCTGGCAGACCGCCGCGCGGACCGCGCCGTACAACTCGGGGCCGGACCAGTCGGTGACCGTGAAGCTGAAGAAGAAGTCCACGATCCGCACCGTGGCGGTCAGCGTCCTCAAGCCGATCGGTCTGCCGCGCTTCGCGGCGGCGCGCAACGTCCTGGTGCAGACCTCGAAGGACGGCAAGAAGTGGCGCACCGTCCAGGCCGCGAAGTTCCGGTTCCGGGGCCCGCGTCCTGCCGTCCCCGACCTGGCGCTGAAGACCTACCGGCTGCGCAAGCCCGTGGAGGCGCGCTTCGTGCGGGCGGTCGCGGAGTCCGTGCTCGGCTCGACCGCGGAGAGCGCGTCCACCGCCGTCGTCGCGGAGGTGCAGGCCTTCGGCACCGCGAAGGGGATCACGCCGAAGCAGCCCAAGCCCGACAAGCCGGTCACCTCGCACGGCTCGGTCGCGGTCGGCAACCCCGCCCAGGGGTCGCTGCTCGGGCTCGACCCCTACCGGCCCGGCGTGACCGAGCTGTCCTGGGCGGCGACCTGCCCGGGGCTGCCGTCGGCGAACGGCGTGGACGCGTGGATGACCAAGCTCCCCGCCGGCGCGGGCGACGGCATGCACGTCGCGACGTACCGCGGCTCGGTGCCGATCGGGGAGTTCTTCGTCTACGCCTACGACGAGGACTGCGCCCCGATGACCGGCGGCTTCGCGCTCTTCGACGAGGAGACGCCGATCCCCGCGGGCGCGGCGTACCTCGGCTTCCTGCTGCTGTACGGCGCGGGCGCGGAGTTCGACGTCACGATCACCGAGCCGCGGTAG
- a CDS encoding DinB family protein, translating into MTTYSGTNEFEGATFVQASFKGAALRFSDVSGVTMRGVDVDGLDIDSHDLFFGSLLVNGVDVVPLVDAELNRQFPGRELQKSQTPEGLREGWVAVQAAWQTTVADTPSDLVDAHVEGEWSLAQTLRHLVLATDAWLRGGILRVQQPFHEIGQIFTGAGEMGFDMSVFRADPPSYDEVLAVRAERQQQVTDFLATATAELLAEERENPWGGGDWHPSVGDCVRVILEEEWAHLRYVRRDLALLRPATAP; encoded by the coding sequence ATGACGACCTACTCCGGCACGAACGAGTTCGAGGGTGCGACCTTCGTCCAGGCCAGCTTCAAGGGCGCCGCCCTGCGGTTCTCCGACGTCAGCGGGGTGACGATGCGCGGCGTCGACGTGGACGGGCTCGACATCGACAGCCACGACCTGTTCTTCGGCAGCCTCCTGGTCAACGGGGTGGACGTGGTCCCGCTGGTCGATGCCGAGCTCAACCGGCAGTTCCCGGGCCGCGAGCTCCAGAAGTCCCAGACGCCCGAGGGCCTGCGGGAGGGCTGGGTCGCCGTGCAGGCCGCGTGGCAGACGACGGTGGCGGACACCCCGTCGGACCTGGTGGACGCCCACGTCGAGGGGGAGTGGTCCTTGGCCCAGACCCTGCGGCACCTCGTCCTGGCGACCGACGCCTGGCTCCGTGGCGGGATCCTGCGGGTGCAGCAGCCGTTCCACGAGATCGGCCAGATCTTCACCGGCGCGGGCGAGATGGGCTTCGACATGTCCGTCTTCCGCGCGGACCCGCCGTCGTACGACGAGGTCCTCGCGGTGCGTGCCGAGCGTCAGCAGCAGGTGACCGACTTCCTCGCCACGGCGACGGCCGAGCTGCTCGCCGAGGAGCGCGAGAACCCGTGGGGCGGGGGCGACTGGCATCCCAGCGTCGGTGACTGCGTGCGCGTGATCCTGGAGGAGGAGTGGGCGCACCTGCGCTACGTCCGACGGGACCTCGCGCTGCTGCGCCCGGCCACGGCACCGTGA
- a CDS encoding ATP-dependent DNA ligase has protein sequence MLLADVVATSATVAATRSRKAKVAAIAALLATAEPDELEVVTAYVGGALLQRRTGLGGRGLASPPSPAETPSLSVLEVHAAFDALAALEGPGSQATRSAAVASLFGRATDAEQAWLRGVVTGAVRQGALDALVQEAVAAAAGVPLAVVRRAAMLAGSTVAVVGRAFTGGSAALAEVGLEVGRPVLPMLASSAKTVAEAVAKAGGGTVAVDTKLDGIRIQVHRSGDEVRIATRSLDDITARLPEVVELALSLPAESFVLDGEALVLDDAGRPRPFQETASRTAQAAGVRVTPYFFDVLHLDGRDLLTAPGDERLAVLEGLVPEAYRVPRVVTDDLDAAESFVAEVLAAGHEGVVVKKLAAPYDAGRRGAAWVKVKPVHTLDLVVLAVEWGSGRREGTLSNIHLGARDPDTGGFTMLGKTFKGMTDEMLAWQTERFTELAVDRSTMRDHYVVPLHPVQVVEIAIDGLQRSTRYPGGLALRFARVLRYRDDKTADEADTIETVRALA, from the coding sequence ATGCTGCTCGCCGACGTCGTCGCCACCTCCGCCACCGTGGCGGCGACCCGCTCCCGCAAGGCCAAGGTCGCGGCGATCGCGGCGCTGCTCGCGACCGCGGAGCCCGACGAGCTCGAGGTGGTCACGGCGTACGTCGGGGGCGCGCTGCTCCAGCGCCGCACCGGCCTCGGTGGGCGCGGCCTCGCTTCGCCGCCATCTCCCGCAGAGACGCCGTCGCTGTCGGTGCTCGAGGTGCACGCGGCGTTCGACGCGCTCGCGGCGCTCGAGGGACCGGGGTCGCAGGCGACCCGGTCCGCGGCGGTCGCGTCCCTCTTCGGGCGCGCGACCGACGCCGAGCAGGCCTGGCTGCGCGGGGTCGTGACCGGCGCCGTGCGACAGGGCGCCCTCGACGCGCTGGTGCAGGAGGCGGTCGCCGCGGCGGCCGGCGTACCGCTCGCGGTCGTCCGCCGCGCCGCGATGCTCGCCGGCTCGACCGTGGCGGTGGTGGGCCGGGCGTTCACCGGCGGCTCTGCCGCGCTGGCTGAGGTGGGGCTGGAGGTCGGTCGTCCGGTGCTGCCGATGCTCGCGTCGTCGGCGAAGACGGTCGCCGAGGCGGTGGCCAAGGCCGGCGGCGGCACGGTCGCCGTCGACACCAAGCTGGACGGGATCCGGATCCAGGTGCACCGCTCCGGCGACGAGGTCCGGATCGCGACGCGGTCCCTCGACGACATCACCGCCCGCCTGCCCGAGGTGGTCGAGCTCGCGCTGTCGCTCCCGGCGGAGTCGTTCGTGCTCGACGGCGAGGCGCTGGTGCTCGACGACGCCGGGCGGCCGCGCCCGTTCCAGGAAACGGCGTCGCGCACCGCGCAGGCGGCCGGCGTGCGGGTCACGCCGTACTTCTTCGACGTCCTGCACCTCGACGGCCGCGACCTGCTCACCGCGCCCGGCGACGAGCGGCTCGCCGTGCTCGAGGGGTTGGTGCCGGAGGCGTACCGCGTCCCGCGCGTGGTGACCGACGACCTCGACGCCGCCGAGTCGTTCGTCGCGGAGGTGCTCGCGGCCGGCCACGAGGGCGTCGTGGTGAAGAAGCTCGCCGCGCCGTACGACGCCGGCCGGCGCGGCGCCGCGTGGGTCAAGGTGAAGCCGGTGCACACGCTCGACCTGGTCGTGCTCGCGGTCGAGTGGGGCTCGGGCCGCCGCGAGGGGACGCTGTCCAACATCCACCTCGGCGCGCGCGACCCGGACACCGGCGGCTTCACGATGTTGGGCAAGACGTTCAAGGGGATGACCGACGAGATGCTCGCCTGGCAGACCGAGCGGTTCACCGAGCTCGCGGTCGACCGGTCGACGATGCGCGACCACTACGTCGTCCCGCTGCACCCGGTGCAGGTCGTGGAGATCGCCATCGACGGGCTGCAGCGTTCGACGCGCTACCCCGGCGGGCTCGCGCTGCGCTTCGCGCGGGTGCTGCGCTACCGCGACGACAAGACCGCCGACGAGGCGGACACGATCGAGACGGTGCGCGCGCTGGCGTGA
- a CDS encoding GNAT family N-acetyltransferase, with protein MTTLSVDGRRYEVARATESDVAALVALLADDVLGAQRESADLAPYLAAFGEIDRDPNQLLLAVRDEGGDVVGTMQLTLIPGLARGGTKRLQVEGVRLAPSTRGSGLGTALFDWAHEYGRRHGATLAQLTSDKTRADAHRFYERLGYEASHEGLKRPL; from the coding sequence GTGACGACACTCTCGGTGGACGGACGGCGGTACGAGGTCGCTCGCGCTACGGAGTCCGACGTCGCCGCCCTGGTGGCCCTGCTGGCCGACGACGTCCTGGGGGCGCAGCGGGAGTCGGCCGACCTGGCGCCCTACCTGGCGGCCTTCGGCGAGATCGACCGGGACCCCAACCAGCTGCTCCTCGCCGTCCGTGACGAGGGAGGCGACGTCGTCGGCACGATGCAGCTGACGCTCATCCCGGGCCTCGCGCGGGGCGGGACGAAGCGCCTCCAGGTCGAGGGGGTCCGCCTCGCACCCAGCACGCGCGGCTCCGGGCTCGGCACCGCCCTGTTCGACTGGGCGCACGAGTACGGCCGGCGGCACGGCGCGACTCTCGCCCAGCTGACCTCGGACAAGACGCGCGCCGACGCCCATCGGTTCTACGAGCGGCTCGGCTACGAGGCGAGCCACGAGGGGCTCAAGCGGCCGCTGTGA
- a CDS encoding ABC-F family ATP-binding cassette domain-containing protein: MSATLVAKDLAGGHGHRILFESLDLTVAPGDVVGVVGANGAGKSTLLRLLAGAAEPMAGSVSRAPADAFVGWLPQEHDRVPGETVAAYVARRTGATAATEAMEAAAAALGSDVPGVDDAYAVALDHWLASGAADLEDRLPPVLADLGLDVGPDALMTSLSGGQAARAALAALLLSRFDVVLLDEPTNDLDLDGLERLESFVRGLRSGVVLVSHDREFLARCVTRVVELDLAQHQVSVYDGGYDAYLDARAVARRHAREAYEEFADKKADLVGRARTQREWSSQGVRNAMKKSPDNDKIRRRAQTESSEKQGQKVRQMESRIARLDEVEEPRKEWALQFSIAAAPRSSSVVATLNEAVLRRGDFTAGPLSLQVNAGERIGITGPNGAGKTTLLRLLLGHERPDAGSASLGASVAVGEIDQARTGLPEDRTLGDAFEAVVPDQTPAEVRTLLAKFGLKADQVGSLVGRLSPGERTRAALALLQARGVNLLVLDEPTNHLDLPAIEQLEQALAAYDGALLLVSHDRRLLENVDLDQRWHVEAGRVSVQLSAR; the protein is encoded by the coding sequence GTGAGCGCGACGTTGGTGGCCAAGGACCTGGCCGGCGGCCACGGCCACCGCATCCTCTTCGAGTCCCTCGACCTGACCGTGGCGCCCGGGGACGTGGTGGGCGTCGTCGGGGCCAATGGCGCCGGCAAGTCCACGCTGCTCCGGCTGCTCGCCGGGGCCGCAGAGCCGATGGCCGGGTCGGTGTCGCGGGCGCCCGCCGACGCGTTCGTCGGCTGGCTGCCGCAGGAGCACGACCGGGTGCCCGGCGAGACGGTGGCGGCGTACGTCGCGCGCCGTACCGGCGCGACCGCCGCCACCGAGGCGATGGAGGCGGCTGCCGCGGCGCTGGGCAGCGACGTACCCGGCGTCGACGACGCGTACGCCGTCGCCCTGGACCACTGGCTCGCGAGCGGCGCCGCGGACCTCGAGGACCGGCTGCCGCCCGTGCTCGCCGACCTCGGCCTGGACGTCGGCCCGGACGCGCTGATGACCTCGCTCTCCGGAGGCCAGGCCGCGCGCGCCGCGCTGGCCGCGCTGCTGCTGAGCCGCTTCGACGTGGTGCTGCTCGACGAGCCCACCAACGACCTCGACCTCGACGGGCTGGAGCGGCTGGAATCGTTCGTCCGCGGGCTGCGCAGCGGCGTGGTGCTGGTCTCCCACGACCGCGAGTTCCTGGCGCGGTGCGTCACCCGGGTCGTCGAGCTGGACCTCGCACAGCACCAGGTGTCGGTCTACGACGGCGGGTACGACGCCTACCTCGACGCCCGCGCCGTGGCCCGGCGGCACGCGCGGGAGGCGTACGAGGAGTTCGCCGACAAGAAGGCGGACCTCGTCGGGCGGGCCCGCACCCAGCGCGAGTGGAGCTCGCAGGGGGTGCGCAACGCGATGAAGAAGAGCCCCGACAACGACAAGATCCGTCGCCGTGCCCAGACCGAGTCGTCGGAGAAGCAGGGGCAGAAGGTGCGCCAGATGGAGTCCCGGATCGCCCGCCTCGACGAGGTGGAGGAGCCGCGCAAGGAGTGGGCGCTGCAGTTCAGCATCGCGGCCGCGCCGCGGTCCTCGAGCGTCGTCGCGACGCTCAACGAGGCCGTGCTGCGCCGGGGCGACTTCACCGCCGGCCCGCTGTCGCTGCAGGTGAACGCGGGGGAGCGGATCGGCATCACCGGGCCCAACGGCGCCGGCAAGACGACCTTGCTGCGGCTGCTGCTGGGCCACGAGCGCCCCGACGCCGGCTCCGCCTCGCTGGGTGCGTCGGTCGCGGTCGGCGAGATCGACCAGGCGCGCACCGGGCTGCCCGAGGACCGCACCCTCGGCGACGCGTTCGAGGCCGTCGTACCCGACCAGACGCCGGCCGAGGTGCGGACGCTGCTCGCGAAGTTCGGGCTCAAGGCCGACCAGGTGGGCTCGCTGGTCGGGCGGCTCTCGCCGGGGGAGCGCACCCGCGCCGCGCTCGCGCTGCTCCAGGCGCGCGGCGTCAACCTGCTCGTCCTCGACGAGCCGACCAACCACCTCGACCTGCCCGCGATCGAGCAGCTCGAGCAGGCGCTGGCGGCGTACGACGGGGCGCTGCTGCTCGTCTCCCACGACCGGCGGCTGCTGGAGAACGTCGACCTGGACCAGCGCTGGCACGTCGAGGCCGGCCGGGTCTCGGTCCAGCTCAGCGCGCGCTGA
- a CDS encoding IS110 family transposase gives MTSLTDSIDLREVVDVVIGVDTHVHTHSAAVVDARTGGVLGEITVEATCEGYAELIEFTERHAALRAWAIEGTGSHGAGLTRVLSERSEVVIELDRPVRAKRRNGAKSDPLDAIRAAREALARPRLGTPRTGGDRQALAVLVTARRSAIQAAGDAQRQLFALIIAAPEQIRSRFRGQQLKTMIRTAAAMRTHTTWDLETTTTVTTLRTLARRSQHLQAEADDYEKTITAIVKSWRPDLLDQPGIGPITAAIVLCAWSHPGRIHSEAAFAMLAGAAPIPANSGQTTNRYRLNRHGDRQLNRALHTIAITRQRCHQPTRDYTARRATEGKNPREIRRCLKRYIARDLYRRLENPPSPLDAT, from the coding sequence ATGACCAGTCTGACTGACTCGATCGACCTGCGGGAGGTAGTCGACGTCGTCATCGGCGTCGACACCCACGTGCACACCCACTCGGCTGCCGTCGTCGATGCCCGTACCGGTGGAGTGCTCGGTGAGATCACCGTCGAGGCCACCTGCGAGGGCTACGCCGAGCTCATCGAGTTCACCGAGCGTCACGCCGCGCTGCGTGCCTGGGCGATCGAGGGAACCGGCAGCCACGGCGCCGGCCTGACCCGGGTCCTCAGCGAGCGCAGCGAGGTCGTCATCGAGCTCGACCGGCCCGTGCGGGCCAAGCGCCGCAACGGCGCGAAGTCCGACCCCCTCGACGCGATCCGCGCCGCCCGCGAGGCCCTAGCCCGACCCCGACTCGGCACCCCACGCACCGGTGGCGACCGCCAAGCCCTGGCCGTCCTGGTGACCGCACGACGCTCAGCGATCCAGGCAGCCGGCGATGCGCAACGGCAACTGTTCGCCCTGATCATCGCCGCCCCCGAACAGATCCGGAGCCGCTTCCGAGGCCAGCAACTGAAAACGATGATCCGCACCGCCGCCGCGATGCGCACCCACACCACCTGGGACCTCGAGACCACCACGACCGTGACCACACTGCGGACCCTGGCCCGCCGCAGCCAACACCTGCAGGCCGAGGCCGACGACTACGAGAAGACCATCACCGCCATCGTGAAGTCCTGGCGCCCAGACCTCCTCGACCAACCCGGGATCGGACCGATCACCGCCGCGATCGTGCTGTGTGCCTGGTCCCACCCCGGCCGCATCCACTCCGAAGCAGCCTTCGCGATGCTCGCCGGCGCCGCACCCATCCCCGCCAACTCCGGCCAAACCACCAACCGCTACCGCCTCAACCGCCACGGCGACCGACAACTCAACCGCGCCCTGCACACCATCGCCATCACCCGGCAACGCTGCCACCAACCCACCCGCGACTACACCGCCCGCCGTGCCACCGAAGGCAAGAACCCCCGCGAGATCCGCCGATGCCTCAAGCGCTACATCGCCCGCGACCTCTACCGACGCCTCGAGAACCCACCATCACCCCTTGACGCAACATAG
- a CDS encoding nucleotidyltransferase domain-containing protein, producing MIDEVSTPPAVEALARHLRSLGWVTDLFVGGSAATGDHRPGVSDLDLVALVDRPIDGERRSALVAVHRDLDARFAEASLGCIYVVAASLFDPVARHPTWTHGALVDRALSGIVRAELDRHGFAVLGRPPQTVLPPMSDDDVRRAAQAELTGYWAAAVCRPWWWLDPVITDLGLTSMARGRHALATGSLLTKTAAIEVAEVPEWLRSDLRARRDGSPAKSPRLRTAWIAWCDARRTTAAARRWRPSD from the coding sequence ATGATCGACGAGGTGAGCACCCCGCCGGCGGTCGAGGCCCTGGCCCGGCACCTGCGTTCCCTGGGCTGGGTGACCGACCTCTTCGTCGGCGGTTCCGCAGCCACCGGTGACCACCGGCCCGGGGTGAGCGATCTCGACCTCGTCGCTCTCGTCGACCGACCGATCGACGGGGAGCGCCGGTCGGCTCTCGTCGCCGTCCATCGCGATCTGGACGCTAGGTTCGCAGAGGCATCCCTCGGGTGCATCTATGTCGTGGCTGCCTCCCTCTTCGACCCCGTCGCCCGTCATCCAACCTGGACGCACGGCGCACTCGTCGACCGCGCCCTCTCGGGAATCGTGAGGGCGGAGCTCGACCGGCATGGGTTCGCCGTCCTCGGACGCCCGCCGCAGACCGTGCTGCCGCCCATGAGCGACGACGACGTGCGCCGTGCCGCGCAGGCCGAGCTCACCGGGTACTGGGCAGCGGCAGTATGCCGCCCGTGGTGGTGGCTCGACCCGGTCATCACCGATCTCGGTCTGACCTCCATGGCGCGCGGGCGACACGCCCTGGCGACAGGCAGTCTCCTCACCAAGACCGCGGCGATCGAGGTGGCGGAGGTCCCCGAGTGGTTGCGCTCCGACCTCCGTGCTCGACGCGACGGATCGCCCGCCAAGTCCCCGCGCCTGCGCACCGCCTGGATTGCCTGGTGCGACGCACGTCGTACCACCGCCGCGGCCCGTCGATGGCGTCCCTCTGACTGA
- a CDS encoding HNH endonuclease signature motif containing protein, with translation MSAATVAGVHPVTGLVARTADNVAAMRDAWLFSMDAAAAGQALVELDRLQSEITELQARVAVRAQQAGTAETTGATSLANWLAVTTRQSRTTTHRFMRLAESLDRDVFEPVRVALSEGRVNPDQALVITDAVDALPDDIEAETRDRAVEVLLAEAAHHDPVPLRRLGKRLLDVIAPEIGEAHEAKVIEAEEERARAHTRLTMTDDGHGTTYGRFQLPTAQAQMLKKALHAIAAPRAQTAAHGTLPERRPGPERLGQAFCELIERIPAGVLPEAGGVNATAVVLMGLETFRGGHGVAHLDTGATISAGQARRLACEAGIIPAVLGGPSQVLDLGRTRRFHTKSQRIALAIRDGGCTAEGCDWPPGMCHAHHDPAWCQGGVTDIDHARLLCPKHHARAHDPAYTSSPRPDGKITFHRRT, from the coding sequence ATGTCAGCAGCCACCGTCGCAGGGGTCCACCCGGTCACCGGGCTGGTCGCGCGCACCGCTGACAACGTCGCCGCGATGCGCGATGCGTGGCTGTTCTCCATGGACGCCGCCGCAGCCGGCCAGGCGTTGGTGGAGCTGGACCGGCTCCAGTCCGAGATCACCGAGCTCCAGGCCCGAGTTGCGGTCCGCGCCCAACAAGCCGGCACCGCCGAGACCACCGGCGCGACGTCGTTGGCGAACTGGCTGGCGGTCACCACGCGGCAGTCCCGCACCACCACCCACCGGTTCATGCGGCTGGCCGAGTCCTTGGATCGCGACGTGTTCGAACCGGTCCGGGTCGCGTTGTCCGAGGGCCGGGTGAACCCCGACCAGGCGCTGGTGATCACCGACGCCGTCGACGCCCTCCCCGACGACATCGAGGCCGAGACCCGAGACCGTGCCGTTGAGGTGCTGCTGGCCGAGGCCGCGCACCACGACCCGGTCCCGCTCCGCCGGCTCGGGAAGCGACTCCTCGACGTCATCGCCCCCGAGATCGGCGAGGCCCACGAAGCGAAGGTGATCGAGGCCGAGGAGGAACGTGCCCGGGCACACACCCGGTTGACGATGACCGACGACGGCCACGGCACCACCTACGGCCGGTTCCAGCTCCCCACCGCCCAAGCCCAGATGCTCAAGAAGGCCCTGCACGCCATCGCCGCACCCAGAGCCCAGACCGCGGCCCACGGCACGCTGCCCGAGCGGCGGCCCGGCCCGGAGCGGCTCGGCCAGGCGTTCTGCGAGCTCATCGAACGCATCCCCGCCGGGGTGCTCCCCGAAGCCGGTGGCGTCAACGCCACCGCCGTGGTGCTGATGGGCCTCGAGACGTTCCGCGGCGGACACGGCGTCGCGCACCTCGACACCGGCGCCACCATCAGCGCCGGCCAAGCCCGCCGGCTCGCGTGTGAGGCCGGGATCATCCCCGCCGTCCTCGGCGGACCCAGCCAGGTCCTCGACCTCGGCCGGACCCGCCGGTTCCACACCAAGTCCCAACGCATCGCGCTCGCGATCAGGGACGGTGGGTGCACCGCCGAAGGCTGCGACTGGCCACCCGGGATGTGCCATGCCCACCACGACCCGGCCTGGTGCCAAGGCGGAGTCACCGACATCGACCACGCCAGATTGTTGTGTCCGAAACACCATGCCCGCGCCCACGACCCGGCGTACACCAGCAGCCCACGTCCCGACGGCAAGATCACCTTCCACCGACGGACGTAG